tttatatactcccactcctccaaggaaaaatagatggaaacatcctcacaccttatggcaacctggcacacacaatgttacagtcatcccccagccagagaaagggattatcatacactgttactaaacaataaggggggattggggggccgcacccacctctccagtcagcagctggatgatgttggagatgagttccaggatcttcttgtcattttccttctgtatgacggagccaggggcatgcagggcccccaaacccacagttgggctcttcttcttagggatgacgtagccctatgtattgagagggagagagaatgatgagtgtgtaacgcagcagagagaccccctttgtacagacagacagtctcttctcactgtgccactcacagtgcccccctcacctctccagtcagcagatagataatctccagtgtgagattcaggattctctccttccgctcctcatttttatccttcttccccatcactgggtcactcgcttcctcccacattcccattggctccttgtgggagggaggggcctggaagtggaattaagcacttacacatttctataggggattattcccagcaatatcccccaaaacaattacaggcagggaatagaataactagtctagccatggtctgaactaccaatcccacaatcccgttaaacttccctctaatgataCAATGTCTGCgaatcaacactttccctttcctgccaagaatgggcccctcagtgcttcccctcaggctgcaggggggccttggtaccaaatgggagaggaattcacttatggtgggtgggttgggcttggagctgccacagaaactgcactgactcagtagcaaagtgtccctgggaatcagctcatgtgttgggaacaacaaggtaacactgctcctttagtgccaccattagtgcagccccgctcccttactcacctctttcccacactgctctgctgcctgtagctgtgagggagggagggaactgaggagctgggacactcactcattggctgggaggggaatgtgggcgggacagagagcagcgGAGAAGAAtcattggatcagtgagcacaagggcgggacacagagttagggacagagggaaaactcacagactgcagagttagggacagagggaaaactcaaagactgcagagttagggacagagggaaaactcacagactgcttTGTAAGTGTAAAATAACTTCACTGTTTAGGATTTTTCCCTCACAGAAAATAACGTTGCACAAAACCAGTAACTATGACAAGCAATCAGCACTGGCTGCTCAGTTGAAGCGGAACAGACACATGTAGGTTGAAGCTCTGCCTGGGAGCCCCCTGACTGCAGGCCTGGAAGTGCCCCACACAGGCTCAGTAACAGCTAATAAACTCTATATTCActcccccccttccctctgtatatacagtgaggggcagagactTCCCATAGGGAGATGCCATATAAACAAACTGAGTGAGGGGAACATGAATCTGCTCTGTGCCACATAATGTTTCTGTTTATATTCAGCTTCTCTGCTCACTCACACTCATCTCTATATTAAACACCTTTATTCATGTTTTGCCTTTTTGGGTGTTTTTtaggcaaataaaataaaaaatatttaaaaaatttatcgagtgtaagtaaagtttattttgcccaacTCACCCAATAGAATAAGAGTTTAAAGTACAGTGCGTCTTAAagggacaggtcccctttatggGGCACCTATCAAAGAAAGATATTAAGTCTGTAGTCAGGTTGGgggaacattattattattgcaaggAAATGCCCCTTGCGAGCGCTATGCTGCCTACATAGGGAGGGAGCCATGTTGGGGCATACACATGTACATCACAGGCTAGTGTCCCCACGCTTATCCAATGCATGCATGTGATTGGTCAACTTGTCCCGACATCCTACATAAGCGCATAATAGCACTTACTGGAGCATTTTCCTTTATAAATAGAATTCTTGCCCCAACCGTTGGAAACGATTTTTCTACGATAGATGCCCTTTAACTGAAAGAGATAACGGCGGAATGAAAAGATGATTTCTCGAGTCTATATTTTTAcctgaaacatatttttttaataataaatttatattgatttataaGACATAAAAGCAGCATTAGGAGCCTGTGGCCGCAGGGGAGTCGAGCCAGCCATCTCCTCCAACGTTTGTGGGCAGCCTCTGGCTAAGTAATTTAGCCTGTAAAATTCCAAAAGGGATCAGTTTTATccatttagagcagtgatccccaaccagtggctcggaacCAATGGCTCGAGAGGAACATGTAGCTTCCCATctcctctgatgttgctcccagtggcctcacagtaggtgccattttgaaattggtggcttggaggcaagttttggaagcccagagacacagttttactccaagcagagcctcctgcaggccagcaggtcacatcacagctcttatttggcatccctaaaaAACTttattcatgtttgtgtggcttacGAGTAAAAACACACATAAGTAGCCTGGAGGCAGTTCTGGGTATCAAAGTCTTCTAGGCCCAGCAGGTAATCGGGTTTAGAAGTTGCGGTAAAGAGAGTTCATTTGAGAGAAACGTCTGGGCAATATCACATCAAATGTATAAATGTTCTAGACGACCCATGAAATGCAGTTATTTCAGGGTGAGGTAGGTTTGGTTACGATTTTATACTGGATCAACCTCTCTCTTGTGCTTATCAGTGGGGAGGAGAGGTtctttctacctctttccagctgtcCGGGTctgaagctgcccatacacacacccatataaTCATACGAAACCTACAATAACTTTTATACCGTGAAgattggtcatttagtcgatcggacaggtaataaaatttcaaatgggtaacgataaaatctgcgcatgtatcgTGTACCCGGAGGTATTCTTGGGGGCCTACAATGCAATTCTGGGAAGTcgctttcatacgattggtgctgccaactattttatgtaCCGAACACCCTCCCATTTatgctacaatttcagtctgttagtattagattgttgcattttaatgtacgaccgatatccgaacgttccttagactaaaatctgaacgtgtatatCTTCCCGGCATATTCCCAGCTGGGCGTATCTCCAATATGTTATCTAATGTGCAAGAATAAGGTGAAGATATCTGCTCATGTGATATCCTGGGAATGTTTTATcccttggaatatgtcccttcttgATTTTATCTGTTGGTGGGAGGCTGAGATATATTGCAATGAAATGAGGTCCCTCAGTTCCCAATGGTGAGCCTGCGCCGTGGGAAGAGCATTATGGGAAACCTTTGCAATGGCCAGTGTCCATCAAGATCACAGTTTGGACAGTATTGGTCTAATGATTGACCTATGATACACTGTATAGTTCAAATGGCTGTTCCTCCCTCTGTAAATACTCAAATGCATATTAAAATGTAGTCAATGTACAAGAAATGTTTGGCTGACttttaaaacatttcccacattcagaccaggaaaatggtttctcccctgtgcaAGTTCTTTACTAATGGACACAAAGGTCTGATGAAGTGACATATGGAGAATAAGTTTATGGTTTTCCTCCTGTGTGATTTTTAAAGTGCGCTTTTAGACTACTCTTaaatgcaaaacatttcccacactcagtacaagaaaaaggtttctcccctgtgtggattccaTGTAGTTGGACAGTAAGTTCTGATGAAgtgaaaaaacatttcccacactcagaacaagaataaggtttctcccctgtgtgggttcgtcTTTGATGGATAGCACATTCTGATGAAGTGGAgtaacatttcccacactcagaacaagaaaatggtttctcccctgtgtgagtcctttgatgacgagcaAACTTGGAGCGACctgagaaacatttcccacattcagaacaagaaaatgctTTCATTGACGTGTGAGCTTGTCGTTGATGGACAGTAAGTTTTGATGAGCTGGCAAAACATTtctcacattcagaacaagaaaaaggtttctcccctgtgtgaatcatTTGATGACGAGCAAGGTTAGAGCGATttaagaaacatttcccacattcagaacaagaaaatggcttctctcctgtgtgagtcctttggtGACTAGCAAGGTTAAAGCGATTTGGGAAACATTTTccacactcagaacaagaaaatggtttctctcctgtgtgggttctatggtGACGAATAAGGTTAGATCGACGTGAGAAACATTTCCCGCATTCGGAACAAGAAactttctcccctgtgtgagttcgtTGTTGATGGACGGCGAGTTCTAAAGAAGCAGCAAAaaatttcccacattcagtacagGAAAAAGGTGCCTCCCTTGTGTGGGTCCTTAGATGTTTATCCAAATCATTTATCCGTGATTTTTGTGGGGAGTTATCAGcatttttatcatatttattaCCCTTCATTTTTAAAGGGCTGCTAcccaggctgcaccccatgataggagtaggtgtgtctgttccctgtatctgttctgtaaggggattaatgctgcaatctgattggtttcccccttcccatgaagccgcctcctctttaatcccattggccggtgggggctgttccgctggagaaacatcagggtttgtgagattcccatcattattacaacataaagttgcttccgtatgtgctgtaacatcgctcccatctttatactcacaggctgctaaagggaaggatagagactgTTATTTATGGCTGATCAGAGatatatctggaaaaaaaaaaaaagctttttctaATAAGCAAAAAGAGTTACAGGACGAAGTATCTGCCGAACAATTTTTAAATatagtgcagaaaaaaaatttgtATCCTTATATTATTTTGGTGTATGATGTGAGTTATAATGGGAAATGATGTTTTGCTGGAGCAGAAGCAGAAATATCTGGGAAAATCTGCTGCTCTCATTACTCGCCTGGTATTGCCTGTTTGTTGGCTGCATCTTACGagagtttattttaaataaaagtaaaaaaaaaaagataaaagaaaaaatccCCACAAACTACAAAAACATGTTCTAtaatgcagggctgtggagtcggaggcaattttgggtacctggagtcgggagtcagcaaaaaatgaaccgactcacaaacagtcataattaattacttctctgctataagaataaagcccaatgcgcGCAGTGTATAAAccaacacgttgagtgaccatgaagcttttcattggctgtatgaatgtataaaatacagtagCATAtaaaaaacagaggagtcggaagtatcagaaactgaggagtcggagaatttatctaccgactccacagctctGCTATAACGAAGGGCTGTGGCTCATTATAGCACAAAAACGAAAACAAATTAACGATGGCGGCTCAAGGAaacagatgtaaaagggcaatatttactgccTCCCTCTCAGGGATGAaaccaattaaaggagaaggaaagtctaagtcacttgggggtgccaaaatgttaggcaccgccaagtgacttaaatcgcttaccttgtaaccctgggctggtgcccctgttaggagaaaacagcaccagcccagggtacctgtaggaagcgcttccttcttccctattcgcgctgctggcaaatgtctGGGACAAACACATGTGCAGCAGAGTGAAAcaccgacttctctgttcaaagttcagcttttcactctactgcgcatgcgcgcgcagcaaacaaggaagaaggaagcgatcactgctaccccgggctggtgctgttctctccacacaggggcaccagcccagggtaaaaggtaagcgatttaagtcacttgggggtgcctaacattttcctttccttctcctttaagttcgcTGTGAACGAACAGCGCCCCCCACAGAAGAGCCGTTACAATGAAAGTGAGTCTAATCCGCAGGGTGCAAATCCCAAACACTGAGTTGCCGGCGCCATTTTAAATTTGCACCCATCATTTCCTCCACCATTTTCCTCAAGAGAAaacatgtaaaaaggcaatatttacggatatatttatacatagttttgtaaatatttgttaagattctttaataggcctctTAGTCTgatatttacacaaataattacATATCACACCCCCATTCATCATATTTGCAATGAGAGCCAACATTGCCAGACACTGGGAAACAGATATTCCCAATACCCACCATATTATGGCAGAAATGGGCTcaaaccccaaatatgaactcACAGCTCCGCCTCTAAATGATTCCTATGAGCGAACCAATCAGAATCAGGAAACTTCAACTAAACACCGGAACCAACTGACTCCTCTCTCCTTATTAGCTCTGTCCTTTATCTGTATCCCTCTGATCTGCACAATGCGCTATGTTTTAATATCTTGTTAAAACTTTCTTCTGTATCACCCTGAAAAGTCACAAAATCCTGCATAgattctatgctctgtatatgatagaaaccattactcacccagtgggcggagctgctggggctcctcctcctttatccattccctgtaaagggccttgtttgcttttatatactcccactcctccaaggaaaaatagatggaaacatcctcacaccttatggcaacctggcacacacaatgttacagtcatcccccagccagagaaagggattatcatacactgttactaaacaataaggggggattggggggccgcacccacctctccagtcagcagctggatgatgttggagatgagttccaggatcttcttgtcattttccttctgtatgacggagccaggggcatgcagggcccccaaacccacagttgggctcttcttcttagggatgacgtagccctatgtattgagagggagagagaatgatgagtgtgtaacgcagcagagagaccccctttgtacagacagacagtctcttctcactgtgccactcacagtgcccccctcacctctccagtcagcagatagataatctccagtgtgagattcaggattctctccttccgctcctcatttttatccttcttccccatcactgggtcactcgcttcctcccacattcccattggctccttgtgggagggaggggcctggaagtggaattaagcacttacacatttctatagggcagtgctgtccaactggcggcccgcgacccccctctgtgtggccccccacctgtctggctgctttgatggcttacctttgagtaaatggtatcagtactgagattaactggccccctgcatggttctcacctcagattcaggctgtaatccttctgtattgtttaaaaatgtaatcccctgtgtttttcacaccttttaatacctgcattgttcaacccctgcagtgttcacacctcagactgtgtTCAATTCTTCACACCttagacataggtactgtaggcagagtatggcacatacacccagcatagggcaggtagagtatggcacacacaggcagcataggtcagagagggtatggcacacacaggaagggtagggcaggcagagtatggcacacacagtcagggtagggcaggcagagtatggcacacacaggcagggtagggcaggcagagtatggcacacagaggcagcatagggaaggcagagtatggcacacacagtcagggtagggcaggcagagtatggcacacacaggcagggtagggcaggcagagtatggcacacagaggcagcatagggaaggcagagtatggcacacacagtcagggtagggcaggcagagtatggcacacacaggcagggtagggcaggcagagtatggcacacagaggcagcatagggaaggcagagtatggcacacacagtcagggtagggcaggcagagtatggcacacacaggcagggtagggcaggcagagtatggcacacagaggcagcatagggaaggcagagtatggcacacagaggcagggtaggacaggcagagtatggcacacacagaaagcataggacgggcagagtgctgcctgtgtgtgccatactctgcttgccctatgctgcttgtgggaggtgaacctggcaggggtttgttgtgggagtttgttagcagttgaaaatagccattaaatggtcccaaaggtgtgtaattatgtactgggggtttctctgctatccacaggggaggaggaggcatatggaatttaagggtatatcttaatatgacataattctttcacatatgaatgatggttgatatccccacagtaaggaccaagcatttgggattttgctgtgctaccaccattgtgataaaataggtgtggtttgaagtgggtgtggtttcaaaaaggggagtggtcaaaactggcttccattagcggccctccaccatgtatgctagagaaattccggccctcggcaccgtagaagttggacagcactgctataggggattattcccagcaatatcccccaaaacaattccaagcagggaatagaataactagtctagccatgggctgaactaccaatcccacaatcccctgttaaacttccctctaatgatgcaatgtctgccaatcaacactttccctttcctgccaagaatgggcccctcagtgcttcccctcaggctgcaggggggccttggtaccaaatgggagaggaattcacttatggtgggtgggttgggcttggagctgccacagaaactgcactgactcagtagcaaagtgtccctgggaatcagctcatgtgttgggaacaacaaggtaacactgctcctttagtgccaccattagtgcagccccgctcccttactcacctctttcccacactgctctgctgcctgtagctgtgagggagggaactgaggagctgggacactcactcattggctgggaggggaatgtgggcgggacagagagcggcaGAGAACAAtcattggatcagtgagcacaagggcgggagaatgagttagggacagagggaaaactcacagactgcagagttagggacagagggaaaactcacagactgcagagttagggacagagggaaaactcacagactgcagagttagggacagagggaaaactcacagtttgtttgttttttacatgtAAAAATTATTTCACTATTCAG
The genomic region above belongs to Xenopus tropicalis strain Nigerian chromosome 9, UCB_Xtro_10.0, whole genome shotgun sequence and contains:
- the LOC116407599 gene encoding oocyte zinc finger protein XlCOF29-like — translated: MGMWEEASDPVMGKKDKNEERKERILNLTLEIIYLLTGEGYVIPKKKSPTVGLGALHAPGSVIQKENDKKILELISNIIQLLTGEEWEYIKGNKALYREGIKEEEEPQQLRPLGE
- the LOC105945439 gene encoding oocyte zinc finger protein XlCOF7.1-like; translated protein: ILNLTLEIIYLLTGEGYVIPKKKSPTVGLGALHAPGSVIQKENDKKILELISNIIQLLTGEVAIRCEDVSIYFSLEEWEYIKANKALYREWIKEEEPQQLRPLACEYKDGSDVTAHTEATLCCNNDGNLTNPDVSPAEQPPPANGIKEEAASWEGGNQSDCSINPLTEQIQGTDTPTPIMGCSLGSSPLKMKGNKYDKNADNSPQKSRINDLDKHLRTHTREAPFSCTECGKFFAASLELAVHQQRTHTGEKVSCSECGKCFSRRSNLIRHHRTHTGEKPFSCSECGKCFPNRFNLASHQRTHTGEKPFSCSECGKCFLNRSNLARHQMIHTGEKPFSCSECEKCFASSSKLTVHQRQAHTSMKAFSCSECGKCFSGRSKFARHQRTHTGEKPFSCSECGKCYSTSSECAIHQRRTHTGEKPYSCSECGKCFFTSSELTVQLHGIHTGEKPFSCTECGKCFAFKSSLKAHFKNHTGEKPFSWSECGKCFKSQPNISCTLTTFSINPLTEQIQGTDTPTPIMGCSLNNNSAEDCISVIIKEEAASCEGGNQSDCSINPLTEQIQGTDTPTPIMGCSLGSSPLKMKGNKYDKNADNSPQKSWINDLNKHLRTHTGEATFSCTECGKCFASSSKLTAHQRRAHTSEKPFSCSECGKCFSDRSNFARHRRTHTGEKPYSCFECGKCFATLSECTIHQRRIHTGEKPFSCSDCGRCFASSSKLTVHQRQAHTTHTGEKPYSCSECGKCFSTSSECTIHQRRIHTGEKPYSCSECGKCFFTSSEVTVHRHRTHTGEKPFSCTECGKCFAFKSSLNAHFQNHTRGKL